One stretch of Saccharomonospora xinjiangensis XJ-54 DNA includes these proteins:
- a CDS encoding CCA tRNA nucleotidyltransferase has translation MGSQTSVNERNSEASAARRLTEAKRNAVAELMRVSPIADELATRFAAAGHRLYLVGGSVRDALLGRLSTDLDFTTDARPDQIQRLVSGWADAVWDTGIEFGTVGAAKSGTTCEITTFRAETYDRVGRHPEVDFGDSIEGDLVRRDFTVNAMAVEVATKTFVDPHGGLEALARKTLDTPATPEESFADDPLRMLRAARFASQLGFEPAPRVVKAMTDMAGEIRRITAERVQTEVSKLIVGSHPRKGIELVVDTGLAEYVLPEVPGMRLAIDEHHQHKDVYQHSLTVLEQAIDLEATHEPKLEPDLVLRLAALLHDIGKPATRRFEPGGGVSFHHHEVVGAKMVRKRLRALRYPKDVINDVAQLVFLHLRFHGYGRGEWTDSAVRRYVTDAGPLLPKLHKLVRADCTTRNRRKAAALQRSYDDLEERIARIAEEEDLARVRPDLDGNEIMRILGLKPGPLVGKAWQHLKELRLDRGPLSHDEAVAELHRWAADQGIGAASPGEHTGASSE, from the coding sequence TTGGGCAGTCAGACCTCGGTGAACGAGCGGAACAGCGAGGCATCCGCCGCGCGGCGGCTCACGGAGGCGAAGCGTAACGCCGTCGCCGAGCTGATGCGCGTCTCCCCGATCGCCGACGAGCTCGCCACCCGGTTCGCCGCAGCAGGCCACCGCCTCTATCTCGTGGGGGGAAGCGTCAGGGACGCGCTGCTCGGCCGTCTCTCCACCGATCTCGACTTCACCACAGACGCTCGTCCCGACCAGATCCAGCGTCTCGTGTCGGGCTGGGCCGACGCCGTGTGGGACACAGGTATCGAGTTCGGCACCGTCGGGGCGGCGAAGTCCGGAACGACGTGCGAGATCACGACGTTCCGTGCCGAGACCTACGACCGTGTCGGAAGGCACCCCGAGGTGGACTTCGGCGATTCCATCGAGGGCGACCTCGTTCGCCGTGACTTCACGGTCAACGCGATGGCGGTCGAGGTGGCGACGAAGACGTTCGTCGATCCACACGGAGGGTTGGAGGCGCTCGCGAGGAAGACCCTCGACACGCCCGCCACCCCCGAGGAGTCGTTCGCCGACGACCCGCTGAGGATGCTTCGCGCCGCACGGTTCGCCTCCCAGCTCGGCTTCGAGCCCGCGCCGAGGGTTGTGAAGGCCATGACCGACATGGCAGGTGAGATCCGGCGCATCACGGCGGAGCGGGTGCAGACCGAGGTGTCGAAGCTCATCGTCGGCAGTCATCCGCGCAAGGGCATCGAACTCGTCGTGGACACGGGGCTGGCCGAGTACGTGCTGCCCGAGGTGCCGGGGATGCGGCTCGCCATCGACGAGCACCACCAGCACAAGGACGTCTACCAGCACTCGTTGACCGTGCTGGAGCAGGCGATCGACCTTGAGGCGACCCACGAGCCGAAGCTGGAGCCCGATCTTGTGCTGCGGCTCGCGGCATTGCTTCACGACATCGGGAAGCCCGCGACCCGGCGGTTCGAGCCGGGTGGTGGTGTGAGCTTCCACCACCACGAGGTGGTCGGCGCGAAGATGGTGCGCAAGCGTTTGCGCGCCCTGCGGTACCCCAAGGACGTCATCAACGACGTGGCCCAGCTCGTGTTCCTGCACCTGCGCTTCCACGGCTACGGTCGCGGCGAGTGGACCGACTCCGCCGTGCGCAGGTACGTGACGGACGCGGGCCCGCTGCTGCCGAAGCTGCACAAGCTGGTGCGCGCCGACTGCACGACCCGCAACCGGCGCAAGGCAGCCGCTCTTCAACGCTCGTACGACGATCTCGAGGAGCGCATCGCCCGCATCGCCGAGGAGGAGGACCTCGCCAGGGTGCGGCCCGACCTCGACGGCAACGAGATCATGCGCATCCTCGGTCTCAAGCCGGGCCCGCTGGTGGGCAAGGCGTGGCAGCACCTCAAGGAGCTCCGGCTCGACAGGGGTCCGCTCAGTCACGACGAGGCCGTGGCAGAGCTGCACCGGTGGGCCGCGGACCAGGGCATCGGCGCCGCTTCGCCCGGCGAGCACACCGGCGCTTCCAGCGAGTAG
- a CDS encoding TNT domain-containing protein: MRYRVEVADRPDALYALWDGRIFRANRSTADGTVLLVVPEGEEPPDGFDAVSEGRPAKVVSADEAPATFALHTYCLYDDEPYRIEPRSAEAELTLRWAGTDEGLATELGLTGFSTTTDDPETLSALWQERHDFADGDAPRSEPGSGDADVLLAAVGRTLRSFLPAGWEQVAAQFRQIGDYSELEVRAVADDVVVALSAPPQLGQLFCQLRSAMYTPEEGTWFQGTYTLDSSANFDFDYDSLGEPTWRLAPEGRRTAASYDVELRYFPRKDVPRWLAARAGLPLDVLFRHARVVDGHAPGEKPVVNRAPVPPEQVRDLLNYLYRAPVVQAKPGALPDIFVPGPPNVPDAFHTDGTWIWPAAVPHYLRKYGVPPEPDLLDHIKAAGFAVPYVDPQVRAAAEADVLGAVRPPQTFDGAEHDPVSRVRRGEEPGRALRASEILRMVRERLAELGVPDSAYRIGEAADGVWCLRRTAQGWEVARHAEGEPVEPRYFSRVQGAAEALLGALLLFPGRAWPEAASKSTPSLPATADADNHDPVAGATEWPILPLRGEPPLPFYRGKRLLTLPAGTVVDRYGGDTGNLVHPQGTPFAQTSLTFERESDRRRYRVARPIGVLSGVLRPWGTLPGGGVGYLLPRSVCQHVESGALEPLA, translated from the coding sequence GTGCGCTACAGAGTCGAGGTGGCCGACCGACCTGATGCGTTGTACGCACTGTGGGACGGTCGGATCTTCCGCGCCAACCGCTCCACTGCCGACGGCACAGTCCTGCTCGTCGTTCCGGAAGGCGAAGAGCCGCCGGACGGTTTCGACGCCGTGTCCGAAGGCAGGCCGGCCAAGGTGGTGTCGGCCGACGAGGCGCCTGCCACCTTCGCCCTGCACACCTACTGCCTCTACGACGACGAGCCGTACCGCATCGAACCGCGCTCCGCCGAGGCCGAACTCACCCTGCGCTGGGCAGGCACCGACGAGGGCCTCGCGACGGAACTGGGACTCACCGGCTTCAGCACCACCACCGACGACCCCGAGACGCTGAGCGCACTCTGGCAGGAGCGGCACGACTTCGCCGACGGCGACGCGCCCCGCAGCGAACCGGGCAGCGGCGATGCGGACGTGCTGCTCGCGGCGGTCGGGCGCACGCTGCGGTCCTTCCTTCCCGCGGGCTGGGAACAGGTGGCCGCGCAGTTCCGGCAGATCGGCGACTACTCAGAACTGGAGGTCAGGGCCGTCGCCGATGACGTCGTGGTGGCGCTCTCGGCCCCGCCTCAACTGGGCCAGCTCTTCTGCCAGCTCCGTTCGGCCATGTACACGCCGGAGGAAGGCACCTGGTTCCAGGGCACCTACACGCTCGACTCCTCCGCGAACTTCGACTTCGACTACGACTCGCTGGGCGAGCCGACGTGGCGGCTCGCCCCTGAGGGGCGGAGGACCGCCGCGAGCTACGACGTAGAACTGCGGTACTTCCCGAGGAAGGACGTGCCGCGATGGCTCGCGGCGAGGGCTGGGCTTCCGCTCGACGTCCTGTTCCGGCACGCGAGAGTGGTTGACGGTCACGCGCCGGGGGAGAAGCCGGTGGTCAACCGGGCTCCCGTTCCCCCGGAACAGGTGCGCGACCTGCTGAACTACCTCTACCGGGCGCCTGTGGTGCAGGCCAAACCTGGCGCGCTGCCCGACATCTTCGTGCCTGGCCCTCCCAACGTGCCCGACGCCTTCCACACCGACGGCACATGGATCTGGCCTGCCGCCGTTCCGCACTACCTGCGCAAGTACGGCGTGCCTCCCGAGCCCGACCTGCTCGATCACATCAAGGCTGCCGGGTTCGCCGTCCCCTACGTCGATCCGCAGGTCAGGGCGGCCGCCGAGGCCGATGTGCTCGGCGCCGTCCGCCCGCCGCAGACGTTCGACGGCGCGGAGCACGACCCAGTGAGCCGCGTCCGTCGCGGCGAGGAGCCAGGGCGGGCGCTGAGGGCCTCGGAGATCCTTCGCATGGTGCGCGAGCGCCTCGCCGAACTCGGGGTGCCCGACAGCGCCTACCGCATCGGCGAGGCGGCCGACGGCGTGTGGTGTCTCCGCAGGACCGCGCAGGGGTGGGAGGTCGCGCGGCACGCCGAAGGCGAGCCGGTGGAGCCTCGCTACTTCAGCCGGGTTCAGGGTGCCGCCGAAGCACTCCTCGGCGCGCTGCTGCTGTTCCCCGGCAGGGCGTGGCCGGAAGCGGCGTCCAAGTCCACCCCGTCCCTCCCCGCCACCGCCGACGCTGATAACCACGACCCGGTCGCAGGTGCCACCGAGTGGCCGATCCTGCCGTTACGCGGGGAGCCGCCACTGCCGTTCTACCGTGGCAAGCGTTTGCTCACCCTTCCGGCGGGAACCGTGGTCGATCGTTACGGCGGCGACACGGGCAATCTGGTGCATCCGCAGGGCACGCCGTTCGCCCAGACGTCGCTGACCTTCGAAAGGGAGTCCGACCGGCGCCGATACCGCGTGGCACGGCCGATCGGTGTGCTCAGCGGTGTGCTCCGCCCGTGGGGCACATTGCCGGGGGGAGGCGTGGGTTACCTGCTGCCCCGCTCCGTCTGCCAGCACGTGGAGAGCGGGGCGCTGGAACCACTGGCGTAG
- a CDS encoding YqgE/AlgH family protein: MRWDHGAVSADAEVEPGTLLVAAPTMFDPNFRRTVVFVIDHRPEGTLGVVLNRPSEVAVHEVLPHWGDHVAEPRSVFVGGPVEKKTALCLATLRTGETAATVPGVIAVRGPVALVDLDSDPDALVAKVRGLRVFAGYAGWDAGQLAGEIERGDWLIVPALPGDVLATPARDLWGQVLRRQGLPTALLATHPGDLQRN, from the coding sequence ATGAGGTGGGATCATGGAGCGGTGAGTGCGGACGCCGAGGTGGAACCGGGAACGCTGCTGGTCGCTGCCCCCACGATGTTCGATCCCAACTTCCGCAGGACGGTCGTCTTCGTGATCGATCACCGGCCGGAAGGCACACTCGGCGTCGTGCTGAACCGGCCGAGCGAGGTCGCGGTTCACGAGGTTCTGCCGCACTGGGGCGACCACGTCGCGGAGCCGAGGTCGGTGTTCGTCGGCGGGCCGGTTGAGAAGAAGACGGCGTTGTGCCTGGCCACGCTGCGGACGGGCGAGACGGCGGCGACCGTGCCCGGCGTGATCGCGGTCCGGGGCCCTGTCGCGCTCGTCGATCTGGACTCGGATCCCGACGCGCTGGTCGCGAAGGTGCGAGGGCTGCGGGTGTTCGCGGGCTACGCGGGCTGGGATGCGGGCCAGCTCGCAGGCGAGATCGAGCGGGGAGACTGGCTCATCGTGCCCGCACTGCCAGGAGACGTCCTCGCGACGCCGGCCCGTGACCTGTGGGGTCAGGTCCTTCGCAGGCAGGGCCTTCCCACGGCTCTGCTCGCCACTCATCCCGGCGATCTCCAGCGCAACTGA
- a CDS encoding MarR family winged helix-turn-helix transcriptional regulator: protein MISRDPTEDEGFWRPLRRLQEAMDDEIARIYAERGVTVRPRHTMPLIKLGRRGPMTIRELAAAVEVTHSAMSQTVAVLRRDGLVTTRQGSDARTKVVELTEAARELLPFLEAEWLATEEAVAELDAELPHSLARAVRDMEEALRTRSFRDRVAERLARIEAER, encoded by the coding sequence ATGATTTCTCGTGACCCCACGGAGGACGAAGGCTTCTGGCGACCGCTGAGGCGGTTGCAGGAGGCTATGGACGACGAGATCGCGCGAATCTACGCCGAGCGTGGCGTCACCGTGCGGCCCCGGCACACCATGCCGCTGATCAAGCTCGGCAGGCGCGGCCCGATGACCATCAGGGAACTCGCCGCCGCCGTCGAGGTGACCCACTCGGCCATGAGCCAGACGGTCGCCGTCCTGCGGCGCGACGGGCTGGTGACGACGAGGCAGGGTTCCGACGCGCGGACGAAGGTCGTGGAGCTGACCGAAGCCGCGCGGGAACTGCTGCCGTTCCTCGAAGCCGAATGGCTGGCCACCGAGGAGGCCGTGGCCGAACTCGACGCGGAGCTGCCGCACTCGCTGGCCCGCGCCGTCCGCGACATGGAAGAGGCTCTGCGCACGCGATCGTTCCGCGACCGGGTCGCCGAGCGGCTCGCCCGCATCGAGGCGGAACGGTGA
- a CDS encoding MFS transporter: MSLLAGFLDARPLRGSAAFRRLLVSSSFSTIGHQLAVVAVLAQVWDLTANPVAVGVVGLAQAVPMVVCGLVGGVLADVLDRRKLVLVTTAVQALAAAGMAVQALAEVSSLALVLALVATQFAFAGLGSAARKTFVVTLLPEGQVSAGLAWTNLSFQVAMLAGPALGGVVTSAWGVGACYAADAATLLVAAYGVLRLPPMRRAASKERQGPRSIVVGLAFVVRSPVVAGALLTDVFATVLAMPIALFPAINDERFAGDPATLGLFLSAIAVGGTAAGLLSGSFTRLRRLGVVQLVAAMVWAAALTTFGLAQPLWLALVLLAVAGAADTVSVITRGALVQLATPDSHRGRVSGVENVIGIAGPDLGNFRAGAVAGFTSPGFAAASGGLLCLVCLGVLALGNAPLRRFTTGVRQPEAVG; this comes from the coding sequence GTGAGCCTGCTCGCGGGTTTCCTCGACGCACGGCCGCTGCGCGGCAGCGCCGCGTTCCGTCGGTTGCTGGTGAGTTCGTCGTTCTCGACGATCGGTCACCAGCTCGCGGTGGTGGCCGTGCTCGCGCAGGTGTGGGACCTGACGGCGAACCCCGTCGCGGTGGGTGTGGTCGGTCTCGCGCAGGCGGTGCCCATGGTGGTGTGCGGGCTGGTCGGTGGAGTGCTCGCCGATGTGCTCGACCGTCGCAAGCTCGTCCTGGTAACCACCGCGGTGCAGGCGCTCGCGGCCGCGGGCATGGCGGTGCAGGCGCTCGCTGAGGTGTCCTCACTCGCTCTCGTGCTCGCCCTGGTGGCGACGCAGTTCGCCTTCGCGGGGCTCGGCTCGGCCGCCCGCAAGACCTTCGTCGTGACCCTGCTGCCGGAAGGGCAGGTGAGCGCGGGACTCGCGTGGACGAACCTCAGCTTCCAGGTGGCCATGCTGGCGGGTCCGGCTCTCGGCGGCGTCGTGACGTCGGCGTGGGGCGTCGGCGCCTGCTACGCGGCCGACGCCGCGACGCTGCTCGTGGCCGCGTACGGGGTCCTTCGCCTTCCGCCCATGCGCCGGGCCGCGTCCAAGGAGCGGCAGGGGCCGAGATCGATCGTCGTGGGGCTGGCGTTCGTCGTCCGATCGCCCGTCGTCGCGGGAGCGCTGCTCACCGACGTGTTCGCCACGGTGCTCGCCATGCCCATCGCGCTGTTTCCCGCGATCAACGACGAGCGCTTCGCAGGCGACCCCGCCACGCTCGGTCTCTTCCTCTCCGCCATCGCGGTCGGCGGAACGGCGGCGGGGCTTCTTTCCGGCTCCTTCACGCGGCTTCGCCGCCTCGGGGTCGTGCAGCTCGTGGCGGCGATGGTGTGGGCTGCCGCGCTCACGACGTTCGGGCTGGCCCAACCCCTGTGGCTGGCGCTGGTCCTGCTGGCGGTGGCCGGTGCCGCCGACACGGTCTCGGTGATCACGCGTGGGGCGCTCGTGCAGCTCGCGACGCCGGACTCGCATCGCGGAAGGGTGAGCGGGGTCGAGAACGTGATCGGCATCGCGGGTCCCGACCTTGGCAACTTCCGCGCCGGTGCCGTCGCGGGTTTCACCTCGCCCGGTTTCGCGGCGGCCTCGGGCGGGTTGCTGTGTCTCGTCTGCCTCGGCGTGCTGGCTCTGGGCAACGCGCCGCTGCGGCGGTTCACCACCGGCGTGCGGCAGCCCGAGGCGGTGGGGTGA
- a CDS encoding SdpI family protein — MFVLALIPALLGVLVGWGGFLGWQEKLPRSRGAGVRTEATMRSDEAFRVANRVAGLPTMVAGAVGVLAGAATLAMPSTLGAVLAATFGVVAVFVLVAGGGVLGHRAATLIPAPVEPAGCGGCACGGGGCGALR, encoded by the coding sequence GTGTTCGTGCTCGCGCTGATTCCCGCACTGCTCGGCGTCCTGGTCGGCTGGGGCGGCTTCCTCGGCTGGCAGGAGAAGCTTCCCCGCTCACGCGGCGCGGGAGTGCGGACCGAGGCGACCATGCGCAGCGACGAGGCGTTCCGCGTCGCCAACCGCGTCGCCGGCCTCCCGACGATGGTCGCCGGCGCCGTCGGGGTGCTGGCCGGTGCCGCCACGCTGGCCATGCCGAGCACACTCGGCGCGGTGCTCGCCGCCACCTTCGGCGTCGTGGCCGTGTTCGTCCTCGTCGCTGGCGGCGGCGTCCTCGGCCACCGTGCGGCGACCCTGATCCCCGCGCCTGTCGAACCTGCGGGCTGCGGTGGTTGTGCCTGCGGTGGCGGTGGCTGCGGCGCCCTTCGCTGA